In Lacibacter sp. H375, one DNA window encodes the following:
- a CDS encoding MBL fold metallo-hydrolase, with protein MAQLPTHNSSLPFIKENWTGNLLNRKQQYINLDGPSERSFAELLKWQTERNPFKPLKRNQQTNIDVSINKHITGNREDGIVWLGHASFLFTLGGKHFIVDPVLYNVGPLKRFTPLPCDVAALKQIDFILLSHNHRDHADKRSMIELCTLNPSAVILTGLNIAPLLRSWRITNPIIEAGWYQQYQVDTDVQVSYLPAKHWNRRGLHDMNDMLWGSFMLQSPTQTIYFGADSGLGIHYPEIAQLFPKIDVAILGIGAYKPEWFMNTAHTSPADALVAFEQLNAKQLIPMHHGTFDLSDEPVFYPKQEMLLLQEQQDISTVQHLSIGNKFQF; from the coding sequence ATGGCACAATTACCTACACATAATTCTTCACTTCCTTTTATTAAAGAGAACTGGACGGGCAACCTGCTGAATAGAAAGCAGCAGTACATCAATCTTGATGGACCTTCTGAACGTTCTTTTGCAGAGCTGCTGAAATGGCAAACTGAAAGGAACCCATTTAAACCATTGAAACGAAATCAGCAAACGAACATCGACGTTTCAATAAATAAACATATCACGGGCAACAGGGAAGATGGGATTGTTTGGCTGGGACATGCAAGCTTTCTGTTTACATTAGGAGGAAAGCATTTTATTGTTGACCCGGTATTATACAATGTAGGTCCTTTAAAACGATTTACTCCACTGCCTTGCGATGTGGCAGCATTGAAACAGATCGATTTTATTTTGCTGTCGCATAATCATCGTGATCATGCAGATAAAAGAAGTATGATTGAACTGTGTACGTTAAATCCATCCGCAGTTATTCTCACCGGATTAAATATTGCTCCATTGTTGCGAAGCTGGAGGATTACGAACCCGATCATTGAAGCAGGTTGGTATCAACAGTATCAAGTGGATACTGATGTGCAGGTAAGTTATTTGCCGGCAAAACATTGGAATCGCCGGGGCTTGCATGATATGAATGATATGCTGTGGGGGAGTTTTATGTTGCAATCCCCAACGCAAACTATCTATTTTGGTGCAGACAGTGGTTTAGGAATTCACTACCCGGAAATAGCACAGCTCTTTCCCAAGATTGATGTTGCGATTCTGGGCATTGGCGCCTACAAACCGGAATGGTTTATGAATACGGCGCATACAAGTCCGGCTGATGCATTGGTGGCGTTTGAACAACTGAATGCAAAACAGCTCATTCCCATGCATCATGGCACATTCGATCTCAGTGATGAGCCTGTTTTTTATCCTAAACAAGAAATGTTGCTGCTACAGGAGCAACAAGATATCAGTACAGTGCAACATCTTTCCATCGGAAACAAATTCCAGTTTTAG
- the trhA gene encoding PAQR family membrane homeostasis protein TrhA, with product MTDPQTNIRLEIANSITHGIGIIFGIAALPVLSALAATRDHASGVIGAAVYGFCFLLLFSFSTLYHAFQHPRVKKVLHVFDHISIYFLIAGTYTPFLLNYMMNATGITMLVVLWSLTFLGIFFKIFFTGRFNFISTIIYVGMGWILLFSGKQFFDAIPLDVMIMIIIGGVLYSIGVIFYLWEKFLFHHLIWHLFVLAAAICHYVAVLLMV from the coding sequence ATGACAGATCCGCAAACCAATATTCGTCTTGAAATTGCAAACAGCATAACCCATGGCATCGGTATCATTTTTGGCATTGCTGCATTACCTGTGCTAAGTGCATTGGCAGCTACCAGGGATCATGCTAGCGGAGTTATTGGCGCAGCTGTTTATGGTTTTTGTTTTTTATTGTTGTTTAGCTTTTCAACTCTGTACCATGCGTTTCAGCACCCGAGAGTGAAAAAGGTGTTGCATGTGTTTGATCATATCAGTATCTATTTTCTCATTGCCGGAACGTACACCCCTTTTTTATTAAACTACATGATGAATGCAACAGGCATTACCATGTTGGTTGTATTGTGGAGTCTTACGTTCCTTGGTATCTTTTTCAAGATCTTTTTTACGGGGAGATTTAATTTTATTTCAACAATCATCTATGTAGGGATGGGTTGGATACTACTTTTTAGCGGCAAGCAATTTTTTGATGCTATTCCTCTTGATGTAATGATCATGATCATCATTGGAGGTGTGCTTTATAGCATTGGCGTAATTTTTTATCTCTGGGAAAAATTTCTTTTTCATCATCTCATCTGGCACCTGTTTGTATTAGCAGCAGCTATTTGTCATTATGTAGCAGTATTATTAATGGTTTAA
- the dusB gene encoding tRNA dihydrouridine synthase DusB — protein sequence MVKIGNISLPEFPLLLAPMEDVSDPPFRAVCKDNGADMMFSEFISSEGLIRDAIKSRQKLDFEEEERPFGIQIFGGDEEALGMSARICETVNPDLVDINFGCPVKKVAMKGAGAGVLKDVDLMVRLTASVVNSTSLPVTVKTRLGWDDNTKNIEEVAERLQDVGIKALSIHGRTRSQMYKGEADWTLIAKVKNNPRIQIPIFGNGDIDSAEKALEYKNRYGVDGVMIGRAAIGYPWIFNEIKHFVKTGEHLAPPTIEQRVEVCRKHLHKSFTWKGPKVGIFEMRRHYANYLKGLPNIKEYRGKLVTLNTVEEIDAVLDEIVVKFSGFEFAPSKIELINYHEKCPVD from the coding sequence GTGGTAAAGATAGGTAACATATCGCTTCCTGAGTTTCCGCTCCTCCTTGCACCCATGGAGGATGTGAGTGATCCGCCATTCCGTGCAGTTTGCAAGGATAATGGTGCCGATATGATGTTCAGTGAGTTCATAAGCAGCGAAGGTTTGATACGTGATGCCATTAAAAGTCGCCAGAAACTGGACTTTGAAGAAGAAGAACGCCCTTTCGGTATCCAGATCTTTGGTGGCGATGAAGAAGCGCTAGGCATGAGTGCCCGTATTTGCGAAACGGTGAATCCTGACCTGGTTGATATCAACTTCGGTTGCCCGGTAAAGAAAGTGGCAATGAAAGGTGCAGGTGCCGGTGTGTTGAAAGATGTTGACCTGATGGTGCGGTTAACCGCCTCCGTTGTTAACTCCACTTCATTACCTGTTACTGTAAAAACAAGATTGGGGTGGGATGACAATACCAAGAACATTGAAGAGGTAGCCGAACGTTTGCAGGATGTAGGTATTAAAGCCCTGAGCATTCACGGACGTACACGCAGCCAGATGTATAAAGGTGAAGCTGACTGGACATTGATCGCTAAAGTGAAAAACAATCCACGTATTCAGATCCCAATCTTTGGTAATGGTGATATTGATAGTGCTGAAAAAGCATTGGAGTATAAAAACCGTTATGGTGTTGATGGTGTGATGATCGGTCGTGCTGCCATTGGTTATCCATGGATCTTTAACGAGATCAAGCACTTTGTAAAGACAGGTGAGCATCTTGCTCCGCCTACTATTGAGCAACGTGTTGAAGTTTGCAGAAAGCATCTACATAAATCCTTTACATGGAAAGGACCGAAGGTGGGCATTTTTGAAATGCGCCGTCACTATGCTAACTATTTGAAAGGTCTTCCCAACATAAAAGAATATCGTGGCAAACTCGTAACCTTAAATACTGTTGAAGAAATTGATGCAGTGCTGGATGAGATCGTTGTGAAATTCAGTGGTTTTGAATTTGCTCCTTCCAAAATCGAATTGATCAATTACCACGAGAAATGCCCTGTGGATTGA
- a CDS encoding RagB/SusD family nutrient uptake outer membrane protein — MKKLRIILFTTIVISGAISCSKQLEVKNPNQPTPESAKTEAGIIALAQGGIYRNGFRDLKYSDGVYGFFWSGAIGFHEMMGDAIQVEAANAFINQIGCPDKVTLDNGTVVLNPNSPNTQLALIRLINTNSNQGQNTLYYEWAYMYSMINASNNILALVENATFTSDAATKKATIQAWAYWWKGFAYARIGSIYYAGIINNTAGTTNPNYVTKEAIIAESNKQLDLAATTLNAATSTTAYSEVLGKLIPSFCQVGKGGILTVDMWKRNINTLKARNILVNTPVAAMTATQWNSILTLTQNGVLATDKVFTGRSNTAGDFLSPTTGTVASKVQNALAGGNTYKLSERLVQDFKTGDKRLANNIAQTATWIGNGDRGQVFNTRYRLINKGTGMAGVKVYTNTDAGGEELFLASSYEENELMKAEALIYTGSIDLGLASIDAVRTSQGAGLAAVANTGLTLAQAKEELRRERRVALPFIGLSFYDARRWGVINPKAQGGGRTGAVVITGTGAVNTNATIEYNFLDYWDVPDNELVYNPPATGSAPVKNPK, encoded by the coding sequence ATGAAAAAATTACGAATCATACTTTTTACAACGATCGTTATAAGCGGCGCAATATCGTGCAGCAAACAACTAGAAGTAAAAAATCCGAATCAACCAACTCCCGAAAGTGCTAAAACAGAAGCAGGTATTATTGCGCTTGCGCAAGGAGGCATTTACAGAAATGGCTTTAGAGATCTTAAATATTCAGATGGTGTTTATGGCTTTTTCTGGTCAGGTGCAATTGGCTTTCATGAAATGATGGGCGATGCAATTCAGGTAGAAGCAGCGAATGCTTTTATTAATCAAATCGGTTGCCCTGATAAGGTTACACTCGATAACGGCACTGTTGTTTTAAACCCCAATTCGCCAAATACGCAATTAGCATTGATACGTTTGATTAATACAAACAGCAATCAGGGACAGAATACACTGTATTATGAGTGGGCTTATATGTATTCGATGATTAATGCAAGTAACAATATTCTTGCGCTTGTGGAAAATGCAACTTTTACGTCGGACGCAGCAACAAAAAAAGCAACCATCCAGGCATGGGCATATTGGTGGAAAGGCTTTGCTTATGCACGAATTGGATCTATTTACTATGCCGGCATCATTAACAACACAGCGGGTACAACCAATCCTAATTATGTAACGAAAGAAGCAATCATTGCAGAATCTAACAAACAACTTGATCTTGCAGCCACAACGTTAAACGCTGCTACAAGTACTACTGCTTATAGTGAAGTGCTGGGCAAACTCATCCCAAGTTTTTGCCAGGTTGGCAAAGGAGGTATTTTAACTGTTGATATGTGGAAACGCAATATCAACACTTTGAAAGCAAGAAACATTTTGGTGAATACTCCTGTTGCTGCAATGACAGCAACACAGTGGAACTCAATTCTCACACTTACACAAAACGGTGTACTTGCAACTGATAAAGTGTTTACAGGTCGTTCTAACACTGCAGGTGATTTTCTTTCACCAACAACAGGGACTGTTGCATCTAAAGTGCAAAACGCTTTGGCTGGTGGTAATACTTATAAATTAAGTGAACGTTTGGTACAGGATTTTAAAACAGGAGACAAACGCCTTGCAAATAATATTGCACAAACTGCAACATGGATCGGAAACGGCGATCGTGGCCAGGTGTTTAACACACGTTACAGGTTAATAAACAAAGGTACTGGCATGGCCGGTGTGAAAGTATATACTAATACTGATGCAGGCGGCGAGGAACTTTTTCTTGCAAGTAGTTATGAAGAAAATGAATTAATGAAAGCTGAAGCACTGATCTATACTGGGAGTATTGATCTTGGTTTAGCTTCAATAGATGCAGTAAGAACGTCTCAAGGCGCAGGCCTAGCAGCGGTTGCGAATACCGGTCTCACTTTAGCACAAGCCAAAGAAGAATTAAGAAGAGAAAGGAGAGTCGCATTACCTTTTATCGGTTTATCATTTTATGATGCAAGACGTTGGGGAGTTATTAATCCAAAAGCTCAAGGCGGCGGCAGAACCGGTGCTGTGGTAATTACAGGAACGGGAGCTGTTAATACCAATGCTACTATTGAGTATAACTTCCTTGATTATTGGGATGTGCCGGATAATGAACTTGTGTACAATCCTCCAGCTACTGGAAGTGCTCCAGTAAAGAACCCCAAATAA
- a CDS encoding DMT family transporter: MNWIILIIAGLFEVGFATCLGKARATNGNTSVYWMIGFFVCLSISMLLLYKATQTLPIGTAYAVWTGIGAVGTVIMGILFFKEPADFWRLFFITTLIASIVGLKAVSAH; this comes from the coding sequence ATGAATTGGATCATCCTCATCATTGCGGGTTTGTTTGAAGTAGGTTTTGCCACCTGTCTGGGTAAAGCAAGAGCAACAAACGGCAATACATCTGTTTACTGGATGATTGGTTTCTTCGTTTGTCTCAGCATCAGTATGCTGTTATTGTACAAAGCCACGCAAACACTTCCTATCGGAACAGCCTATGCTGTATGGACAGGAATCGGTGCTGTTGGAACAGTGATCATGGGAATTTTATTCTTTAAAGAGCCTGCTGATTTCTGGCGTTTGTTTTTTATTACTACGCTTATTGCTTCGATAGTTGGGTTGAAAGCAGTGTCAGCACATTAG
- a CDS encoding aldehyde dehydrogenase family protein, with translation MNPYQTLYESQVAYYKSGVTRTLAFRKEQLKKLESLLRNNEQLIEEALYKDLRKHKQEVYMTELGPVYEEIRVQLRGVRQWMQPQTVETPLYLLPSVTKLYPEPVGNVIVISPWNYPVLLTYRAVAGAIAAGNTVIIKHSELSYHTSTLMEHLINKHFSDEYIHAVSGDGATVVPQLLEHFHFGHVFFTGGTEIGKKIMGMAAKQLSPVSLELGGKSPCIVDANADLKMASKRIVWGKLLNCGQSCVAPDYLVVHETVKDKLIQTIIKTIEECYGTDREANDNYGCIINNRRFHSIVKYLQEGNVLYGGDVNEESRHIGPTIIENVKPDAAVMREEIFGPVLPVFTFREKEDVLKLVDLNPNPLAVYIFSKSTATQDFFIEKISFGAGCINETIYQLGSSSIPFGGIGTSGHGGHLGKFSFDTFTHYKGIVKKVNWFEPFFRYPPFSKSKLRLWRLALGRK, from the coding sequence ATGAATCCATATCAAACTTTATACGAAAGCCAGGTTGCTTATTATAAGTCAGGTGTTACAAGAACACTTGCATTTCGTAAAGAGCAATTAAAGAAACTGGAATCATTGCTTCGTAACAACGAACAACTGATTGAAGAGGCTTTGTATAAAGATCTACGCAAACACAAACAGGAAGTGTACATGACAGAACTGGGCCCTGTGTATGAAGAAATACGAGTACAGTTAAGAGGCGTGCGGCAATGGATGCAACCACAAACAGTAGAAACGCCGTTGTATCTCTTGCCTTCTGTTACCAAACTCTATCCAGAACCTGTAGGCAATGTGATCGTTATCTCACCATGGAATTACCCGGTGTTATTAACCTATCGTGCAGTGGCAGGTGCAATAGCGGCCGGAAACACAGTGATCATCAAACATTCTGAGTTAAGTTATCATACATCTACATTAATGGAGCACCTCATCAACAAACATTTCTCTGATGAGTATATACATGCAGTAAGTGGAGATGGTGCAACGGTGGTGCCGCAATTGCTGGAGCATTTTCATTTCGGGCATGTGTTCTTTACTGGTGGAACGGAGATTGGGAAAAAGATCATGGGCATGGCAGCAAAACAATTATCGCCCGTATCACTTGAGCTTGGGGGTAAAAGCCCATGTATTGTAGATGCAAATGCTGATCTTAAAATGGCTTCGAAAAGAATTGTGTGGGGCAAATTGCTCAACTGCGGGCAATCATGTGTGGCGCCCGACTACCTTGTAGTTCATGAAACTGTTAAAGACAAACTCATTCAAACGATCATTAAAACAATTGAAGAGTGTTACGGAACAGACAGAGAGGCGAATGATAATTACGGATGCATCATCAATAACCGCAGGTTTCATTCGATCGTAAAGTATTTGCAGGAGGGGAACGTCCTTTATGGTGGCGACGTGAATGAAGAAAGCAGGCATATTGGTCCAACAATCATTGAAAATGTAAAACCTGATGCAGCGGTAATGCGTGAAGAAATTTTTGGCCCGGTATTGCCTGTATTTACTTTCAGGGAGAAAGAAGATGTGTTGAAGCTTGTTGATCTGAATCCTAATCCATTGGCGGTTTATATTTTCAGCAAATCAACAGCAACGCAGGATTTTTTTATTGAGAAGATCAGTTTTGGTGCAGGCTGTATAAACGAAACAATTTACCAATTAGGAAGCAGCAGTATTCCGTTTGGTGGTATTGGTACAAGCGGCCATGGTGGACATTTGGGTAAATTTTCGTTCGATACATTTACACACTACAAGGGTATTGTAAAGAAAGTGAACTGGTTTGAACCGTTTTTCCGCTATCCACCATTCAGCAAATCAAAACTTCGCCTCTGGCGTTTGGCTTTGGGAAGAAAATAA
- a CDS encoding glutathione peroxidase, whose amino-acid sequence MRKLKRLAIVLMLIAVVAIGYFFYVNRNSANMTTRQKILKAVYPAWIAFTKIIGKNNDALTNKHAKPSVPFHTLKATMNNGATYDFSQLEGKKVLLVNTASDCGYTGQYDELQKLYEKFQNKLVILGFPANDFKEQEKGSDEDIAAFCKINFGVTFPLMKKSSVVKNNNQNEIFQWLTDSAKNGWNSKAPTWNFSKYLVNEEGVLTNYFDPSVSPMSEQVLKEVEK is encoded by the coding sequence ATGCGTAAACTTAAACGACTTGCCATTGTTCTAATGCTGATTGCTGTTGTAGCAATTGGTTATTTCTTTTATGTAAATCGAAACAGTGCGAATATGACCACAAGACAAAAGATATTGAAAGCAGTTTATCCGGCATGGATTGCTTTTACAAAGATTATCGGTAAGAACAATGATGCATTGACAAACAAGCATGCGAAACCTTCTGTTCCATTTCATACATTGAAAGCAACAATGAATAATGGAGCTACCTATGACTTTTCTCAACTAGAAGGTAAGAAAGTGTTGTTGGTAAATACTGCCAGTGATTGTGGTTATACCGGCCAGTACGATGAATTGCAGAAGCTGTATGAAAAATTCCAAAACAAACTGGTTATTCTGGGGTTTCCGGCGAATGATTTTAAGGAACAGGAAAAAGGAAGTGACGAAGATATTGCAGCGTTTTGCAAAATAAACTTTGGTGTTACTTTTCCATTAATGAAAAAAAGCAGTGTTGTTAAGAATAATAACCAGAATGAAATATTTCAATGGCTAACCGATTCTGCGAAGAATGGATGGAACAGTAAAGCACCCACCTGGAATTTTTCGAAATATCTGGTGAATGAAGAAGGAGTCCTTACCAATTACTTTGATCCCTCTGTGTCTCCCATGAGCGAACAGGTTCTGAAGGAAGTAGAAAAATAG
- a CDS encoding SusC/RagA family TonB-linked outer membrane protein — translation MRKIALLLLAACVCFFPAFAQEKTITGKITEANGSPIPNASIRVKSSKTGTSADATGSFTIKAPANSVLLVSAIGYEPQEIKIANESSLTITLAPDNKALSEVVVTGTGVATSKKKLGISVESITSDKLPSAPTASVDQALVGKIAGAQISSTNGSPGRPVNILLRGINTVNRGTTPMIMLDGIEVRATDLNSLDLSGIERIEVVQGAAAATIYGAQGANGVIQLFSKKGKMGKIRIDVSSNVSVNTMLNVGNVEKADRHPFTTNTAGDVIGSSGNLINLDPAISVYRENVQVNLVDPNTTSSKPYDRNLRYYDHYKMFFRDAYTTNNSITISGAREKVDFSFAVSDNRQTSTFRNNGKYSRSNLLSNLGVELAKNLKFRSTTQLVYTSNTLNDATGRGILFALNNSRPFANYDYKMPDGSYGYYFGDATGVNGYNPNYRTQYSNSIDDKIDVVQNFNLNYKPIKFVELDMKYGLNYQTQDAVYDVKPQDDNASAKFWGTRWWTGNYAPTPSVGTSGSIDNFRYRTTFQNFITSATINTDFQEDFNINIPIKTTTLLAFDYRKNLFKQYITWGADAPFYTPYTASQMVTYRIQSDYTEPFVTYGYLINQRIEFGEIAGVSGGVRSDYSSAFGGGSKPFTFPRGDAYLRLSSFNFWQDNKIGSIVSEFKIRAAYGEAGIQPRPFDRYLVLNTANLGTNVAFTFPTSNPNPNLDVEVSKEFEIGTDITLKGLKGAWFPTLNLSATYWSRTTDNAIYNVDAAPSSGTGTVRDNAFGLSSSGFQASLNANIYKGSKVTWNFTTNFSKQTSEITSVKGGTEIVVLSNAGSSNYVLKAGEKIGQLYGNLLITAVDQLNPATGTPYIPKASQQNYVVASNGWVVDKATKQPFVTPGKVSFGDPNPKFNMSFINDLTLLNNLSFSMQWDWVYGSHLYNQTKQWMYRDGIHHDYTKPITINGQTGAYTAFYRGVYAQVQANGTRNYFYEDASFMRLRNISIAYDFAKLVNRPFIQRLQLVLLARNIVTFTKYTGMDPEVSSGTSNSAFDRGVDHNTIPNLKTYQIGLNVGF, via the coding sequence ATGAGAAAAATTGCACTGCTGCTTCTGGCGGCCTGTGTTTGCTTTTTTCCAGCCTTTGCACAGGAGAAAACGATAACAGGTAAAATAACAGAAGCCAACGGGTCTCCCATTCCAAATGCCTCTATTCGGGTAAAAAGTAGTAAAACCGGAACAAGCGCAGACGCTACCGGTTCCTTCACCATTAAAGCTCCTGCAAACTCTGTTCTTCTGGTTAGTGCTATTGGTTATGAGCCTCAAGAAATTAAAATCGCTAACGAGAGCTCACTTACGATAACCCTTGCACCGGATAACAAAGCCTTAAGCGAAGTAGTTGTAACAGGTACAGGTGTTGCAACAAGTAAGAAGAAGCTTGGTATTTCTGTTGAATCAATTACATCAGACAAATTGCCTTCTGCACCAACAGCTTCGGTTGACCAAGCGCTGGTTGGTAAGATTGCTGGTGCTCAAATCAGCAGTACCAATGGTTCTCCCGGCAGACCTGTGAACATTTTACTTCGAGGAATCAATACTGTGAACAGAGGTACTACGCCTATGATCATGCTTGATGGTATTGAAGTACGAGCAACCGACCTCAACTCGCTTGACTTAAGTGGTATTGAACGAATTGAAGTTGTACAAGGCGCTGCTGCTGCAACTATTTATGGCGCCCAGGGAGCAAATGGTGTAATTCAGCTGTTTTCTAAGAAGGGGAAAATGGGGAAAATCAGAATTGATGTTTCATCTAACGTTTCAGTAAATACAATGCTGAACGTAGGAAATGTTGAAAAAGCAGATCGCCATCCATTTACCACAAATACAGCCGGTGACGTAATTGGATCTTCGGGAAATCTTATAAACCTTGATCCTGCAATAAGTGTTTATCGTGAAAACGTGCAGGTAAACTTGGTTGACCCAAACACCACATCAAGTAAACCTTACGATAGAAATCTTCGCTATTATGATCATTACAAAATGTTTTTTCGTGATGCTTATACTACAAATAATTCCATTACCATTTCTGGAGCACGAGAAAAAGTAGATTTCAGTTTTGCAGTTTCTGATAACAGACAAACAAGTACATTCAGAAACAATGGTAAATATTCCCGTTCTAATTTGCTTTCCAACCTGGGTGTTGAGCTTGCAAAAAATTTAAAGTTCAGAAGTACAACTCAATTAGTGTACACCAGCAATACCTTAAATGATGCAACAGGTAGGGGTATCCTTTTTGCCCTGAATAACTCAAGGCCATTTGCCAATTATGATTACAAAATGCCTGATGGCAGTTACGGATATTATTTTGGTGATGCAACAGGTGTTAATGGATATAATCCAAATTACAGAACACAATACTCCAACAGTATTGATGATAAGATTGACGTTGTACAAAACTTCAACCTGAATTATAAGCCGATAAAATTTGTTGAGCTTGATATGAAATACGGACTAAATTATCAAACTCAAGACGCAGTATATGATGTAAAACCACAGGACGATAACGCAAGTGCGAAATTCTGGGGTACCAGATGGTGGACTGGTAACTATGCACCTACACCTTCAGTGGGTACTTCAGGCTCTATCGACAATTTCCGATACAGGACAACTTTCCAAAACTTTATCACTTCTGCTACAATTAACACTGATTTTCAAGAGGACTTCAATATTAATATTCCAATCAAAACCACTACATTGTTAGCATTCGATTACAGAAAAAATCTTTTCAAGCAATACATCACCTGGGGTGCAGATGCTCCATTCTATACTCCTTACACGGCCAGCCAGATGGTTACATATCGTATCCAATCTGACTATACAGAACCTTTCGTAACCTATGGTTATTTAATTAACCAACGAATTGAGTTTGGAGAAATTGCGGGCGTATCTGGAGGCGTAAGAAGTGATTATTCTTCTGCATTCGGTGGTGGTTCAAAACCATTTACGTTCCCTCGTGGAGATGCGTACTTAAGACTTTCCTCATTCAATTTCTGGCAGGATAACAAAATTGGCTCTATTGTTTCTGAATTTAAAATCAGGGCAGCTTATGGTGAAGCCGGTATTCAACCAAGACCTTTTGATCGTTATTTAGTTTTGAATACTGCAAACCTCGGTACTAACGTAGCTTTTACTTTTCCAACAAGTAATCCAAACCCAAACCTAGATGTTGAGGTTTCAAAGGAATTTGAAATTGGAACGGATATAACACTTAAAGGATTGAAAGGAGCTTGGTTCCCCACTCTTAATCTCTCTGCTACTTATTGGAGTCGTACAACTGATAACGCCATCTATAATGTTGATGCCGCACCAAGTTCAGGTACAGGTACTGTCAGAGACAATGCGTTTGGCTTATCGTCAAGCGGATTCCAGGCATCTTTGAACGCTAACATATATAAAGGTTCAAAAGTTACATGGAACTTTACAACCAACTTCAGTAAGCAAACTTCGGAGATCACATCAGTGAAAGGCGGAACAGAAATAGTTGTGTTGTCAAATGCAGGAAGCAGTAATTATGTTCTAAAAGCAGGAGAAAAAATTGGACAATTATATGGCAATTTATTAATCACAGCTGTTGACCAGTTAAACCCTGCTACCGGAACTCCTTATATTCCAAAAGCGTCGCAACAAAACTATGTTGTTGCAAGCAATGGCTGGGTAGTAGACAAGGCAACAAAACAACCGTTTGTGACACCAGGTAAGGTAAGTTTTGGTGATCCAAATCCAAAATTCAATATGTCCTTTATTAATGATCTAACACTCCTTAATAATCTTAGTTTCTCCATGCAGTGGGATTGGGTTTACGGAAGCCATTTGTATAACCAAACTAAGCAGTGGATGTACCGTGATGGTATCCATCATGATTACACTAAGCCTATTACTATAAACGGACAAACTGGTGCTTACACTGCTTTTTATCGTGGTGTGTACGCACAGGTACAGGCAAATGGAACACGTAACTACTTTTATGAAGACGCTTCATTTATGAGATTACGTAATATCTCGATTGCTTATGATTTTGCTAAACTCGTAAACCGTCCGTTTATACAAAGATTACAACTTGTTTTACTGGCCCGCAATATTGTAACATTTACGAAATATACCGGTATGGATCCAGAAGTTAGTTCTGGTACAAGTAACTCTGCGTTTGATAGAGGCGTGGATCATAATACAATCCCGAACCTCAAAACTTATCAAATAGGATTAAATGTTGGTTTCTAA